The Agelaius phoeniceus isolate bAgePho1 chromosome 4, bAgePho1.hap1, whole genome shotgun sequence genome includes a region encoding these proteins:
- the LOC143693919 gene encoding bifunctional heparan sulfate N-deacetylase/N-sulfotransferase 4-like isoform X2: MNLIGKLRRSFRMLVILLATFCLANIVISAYFLYTGYKQEMALVESTGQAECEDLKLLPYRSAELRTPKPIDPSWTDPTALLFVESQYSQLGQDIIAILESSKFQYHMVIAPAKGDIPPLTDNGRGKYTIVIYENILKYVSMDSWNRELLEKYCVEYSVSIIGFHKANENSSPSSRLKGLPLQLYNNVALRDCVVNPRSPLLRITKAPRLEQGPLPGQDWTVFQFNHSTYQPVLLGELQPARPTPASLPRAALHATVIQDLGLHDGIQRVLFGNNLTFWLHKLIFIDAISFLSGKKLTLSLERYILVDIDDIFVGKEGTRMNIKDVKALLLKIYCTLRLQNLPSTLDFQENFTTQHTYHT; the protein is encoded by the coding sequence ATGAATCTCATCGGGAAGCTCCGCAGAAGCTTCCGAATGCTGGTCATTCTCCTGGCCACCTTCTGCTTGGCAAATATTGTCATCTCCGCCTATTTCCTCTACACTGGCTACAAGCAGGAAATGGCCCTCGTGGAAAGCACTGGGCAAGCAGAGTGCGAGGACCTCAAACTTCTGCCCTACAGGTCTGCGGAGCTGAGAACACCTAAGCCAATTGATCCCTCTTGGACTGATCCCACTGCGCTCCTGTTTGTGGAAAGCCAGTACTCCCAGCTGGGGCAAGACATCATAGCCATCCTCGAGTCCAGCAAGTTTCAGTACCACATGGTCATTGCACCAGCCAAGGGGGACATTCCCCCTCTCACAGACAACGGGAGAGGGAAGTACACCATTGTTATATAcgagaatattttaaagtacGTGTCCATGGACTCATGGAATAGAGAGCTTCTGGAAAAATACTGTGTGGAATACAGTGTTAGCATAATTGGTTTTCATAAAGCCAATGAGaacagctcccccagcagcaggctGAAAGGGCTGCCCTTGCAGCTGTACAACAACGTGGCGCTGCGAGACTGCGTGGTGAACCCTCGCTCGCCCCTGCTGCGCATCACAAAAgcgcccaggctggagcagggccccCTGCCTGGTCAGGACTGGACGGTGTTCCAGTTCAACCACTCCACCTACCAGCCCGTGCTGCTGGGTGAGCTGCAGCCCGCCAGGCCCACCCCGGCCTCACTGCCCCGCGCTGCTCTCCATGCGACCGTCATCCAGGACCTGGGCCTGCACGATGGCATCCAGAGAGTCCTCTTTGGGAACAACCTGACCTTCTGGCTCCACAAGCTTATCTTCATTGACGCCATCTCCTTCCTGTCAGGGAAGAAGCTGACGCTGTCCTTGGAGAGGTACATTCTGGTGGACATTGATGACATCTTCGTGGGGAAGGAGGGGACGAGGATGAACATCAAGGATGTGAAG
- the LOC143693919 gene encoding bifunctional heparan sulfate N-deacetylase/N-sulfotransferase 4-like isoform X3 produces MNLIGKLRRSFRMLVILLATFCLANIVISAYFLYTGYKQEMALVESTGQAECEDLKLLPYRSAELRTPKPIDPSWTDPTALLFVESQYSQLGQDIIAILESSKFQYHMVIAPAKGDIPPLTDNGRGKYTIVIYENILKYVSMDSWNRELLEKYCVEYSVSIIGFHKANENSSPSSRLKGLPLQLYNNVALRDCVVNPRSPLLRITKAPRLEQGPLPGQDWTVFQFNHSTYQPVLLGELQPARPTPASLPRAALHATVIQDLGLHDGIQRVLFGNNLTFWLHKLIFIDAISFLSGKKLTLSLERYILVDIDDIFVGKEGTRMNIKDVKS; encoded by the coding sequence ATGAATCTCATCGGGAAGCTCCGCAGAAGCTTCCGAATGCTGGTCATTCTCCTGGCCACCTTCTGCTTGGCAAATATTGTCATCTCCGCCTATTTCCTCTACACTGGCTACAAGCAGGAAATGGCCCTCGTGGAAAGCACTGGGCAAGCAGAGTGCGAGGACCTCAAACTTCTGCCCTACAGGTCTGCGGAGCTGAGAACACCTAAGCCAATTGATCCCTCTTGGACTGATCCCACTGCGCTCCTGTTTGTGGAAAGCCAGTACTCCCAGCTGGGGCAAGACATCATAGCCATCCTCGAGTCCAGCAAGTTTCAGTACCACATGGTCATTGCACCAGCCAAGGGGGACATTCCCCCTCTCACAGACAACGGGAGAGGGAAGTACACCATTGTTATATAcgagaatattttaaagtacGTGTCCATGGACTCATGGAATAGAGAGCTTCTGGAAAAATACTGTGTGGAATACAGTGTTAGCATAATTGGTTTTCATAAAGCCAATGAGaacagctcccccagcagcaggctGAAAGGGCTGCCCTTGCAGCTGTACAACAACGTGGCGCTGCGAGACTGCGTGGTGAACCCTCGCTCGCCCCTGCTGCGCATCACAAAAgcgcccaggctggagcagggccccCTGCCTGGTCAGGACTGGACGGTGTTCCAGTTCAACCACTCCACCTACCAGCCCGTGCTGCTGGGTGAGCTGCAGCCCGCCAGGCCCACCCCGGCCTCACTGCCCCGCGCTGCTCTCCATGCGACCGTCATCCAGGACCTGGGCCTGCACGATGGCATCCAGAGAGTCCTCTTTGGGAACAACCTGACCTTCTGGCTCCACAAGCTTATCTTCATTGACGCCATCTCCTTCCTGTCAGGGAAGAAGCTGACGCTGTCCTTGGAGAGGTACATTCTGGTGGACATTGATGACATCTTCGTGGGGAAGGAGGGGACGAGGATGAACATCAAGGATGTGAAG